The following are from one region of the Vitis riparia cultivar Riparia Gloire de Montpellier isolate 1030 chromosome 14, EGFV_Vit.rip_1.0, whole genome shotgun sequence genome:
- the LOC117929844 gene encoding polygalacturonase At1g48100-like, translated as MEFSRAFVVVASIFLCFLLVFFCSRFQDHAYHEEHEHLHTFSRISLPPSPAPEAASPSYNGYSSIYTAVFNVRSFGAVGDGVTDDTQAFKMAWDTACQAESATLLVPHGHSFMIQSTIFTGPCKTGLIFQIEGTIMAPDGPSSWPQGNSRRQWLVFYRINEMSMQGGGVIDGRGEKWWDLPCKPHKGINGKTLPGPCDSPVAIRFFTSSNLTVQGLKIKNSPQFHFRFDNCQNVHIDLLNIKAPAESPNTDGIHIENTNGVKIYNSIVSNGDDCVSIGAGCHNVDIRNITCGPSHGISIGSLGIRNSRACVSNITVTDSIIKHSANGVRIKTWQGGSGSVSKVTFNNIHMDTVRNPIIIDQYYCLTKGCVNQTSAVLISHISYTNIKGTYDVRSSPMHFACSDSVPCTNLTLSEVELLPSKGQIMMNPFCWNAYGASQTLTIPPLFCLLEGTSQPLPQREVDKC; from the exons ATGGAGTTCTCTCGGGCTTTCGTCGTTGTTGCCTCcattttcttgtgttttctccttgttttcttttgcagTAGGTTTCAGGATCATGCGTATCATGAGGAGCATGAACATTTGCATACATTCTCCCGAATTTCACTGCCACCTTCTCCTGCACCAGAGGCAGCTAGCCCAAGTTACAATGGCTACTCCTCTATTTATACTGCAGTTTTCAATGTAAGATCGTTTGGTGCTGTTGGGGATGGTGTCACAGACGATACACAAGCGTTCAAGATGGCTTGGGACACTGCCTGCCAAGCCGAATCAGCAACTCTTCTGGTTCCTCATGGGCATTCCTTCATGATTCAATCCACAATCTTTACTGGCCCTTGTAAAACTGGCCTTATATTTCAG ATTGAAGGAACTATTATGGCACCTGACGGGCCAAGCTCATGGCCACAAGGCAACAGCAGGCGACAATGGCTGGTCTTCTACAGAATCAATGAAATGTCCATGCAGGGAGGTGGAGTCATCGATGGGAGAGGAGAAAAATGGTGGGATCTTCCCTGCAAGCCTCACAAA GGAATCAATGGAAAGACGCTGCCTGGTCCTTGTGACAGCCCAGTT GCCATAAGGTTCTTCACAAGCTCCAATTTGACAGTGCAAGGACTCAAAATCAAGAACAGTCCCCAGTTCCATTTCCGGTTTGACAACTGCCAGAACGTTCACATAGATTTACTCAACATAAAAGCCCCTGCTGAGAGCCCCAATACTGATGGAATTCACATAGAGAACACAAACGGTGTGAAAATCTACAATTCAATTGTCTCCAATG GCGACGACTGTGTATCGATTGGAGCTGGTTGTCACAATGTAGACATCAGGAACATAACGTGCGGCCCCAGCCATGGAATAAG TATTGGCAGTCTCGGCATTCGAAATTCCCGGGCTTGTGTTTCAAACATCACAGTGACAGACTCAATCATCAAGCATTCTGCCAATGGTGTTCGGATCAAAACATGGCAGGGAGGGTCAGGTTCTGTATCTAAAGTAACCTTCAATAACATTCACATGGACACAGTCCGAAACCCGATCATCATCGACCAGTACTACTGCCTCACCAAGGGCTGCGTCAACCAGACTTCTGCAGTTCTCATATCCCATATCTCGTATACAAACATCAAAGGTACTTATGATGTCAGAAGCTCGCCAATGCATTTTGCTTGCAGTGACTCGGTCCCTTGCACCAACCTTACTCTTTCAGAAGTAGAGCTGCTTCCCTCCAAAGGACAGATTATGATGAATCCATTTTGCTGGAATGCTTATGGAGCTTCACAGACACTCACCATTCCACCGCTTTTCTGCTTGTTGGAGGGCACTTCACAGCCATTACCACAGAGAGAAGTCGACAAGTGCTGA